From Candidatus Thiodictyon syntrophicum, a single genomic window includes:
- a CDS encoding toprim domain-containing protein produces MPPLKLDDCTYHGLGSGAELYVVEGDSAAGAVSRMRNAQFQAVLPMQGKPLNTVRATAQKVVANPWFTALTQALGTGLGDAFALQALRYDRVILLMDPDADGIHCGALVTLFFYRWMRPLLDDGRVGIARAPLATLMVESVGHPQHGEHHVRCEQELRAVAGQLKTHGDPQIAMRRYRGLAGTDLHVLAATCLDPATRTLWRVGAADAQAAITVFGGGRPAQHPRD; encoded by the coding sequence ATGCCTCCGCTCAAGCTCGACGACTGCACTTACCATGGCCTCGGCTCCGGCGCGGAGCTGTATGTCGTCGAAGGCGATTCGGCCGCGGGTGCCGTGAGCCGGATGCGCAACGCGCAGTTCCAGGCGGTGCTGCCGATGCAAGGCAAGCCGCTCAACACGGTCCGCGCAACCGCACAGAAGGTCGTGGCCAATCCGTGGTTCACGGCCCTCACACAGGCGCTTGGCACGGGGCTGGGCGACGCGTTCGCGCTCCAGGCCTTGCGGTACGATCGTGTGATCCTGCTCATGGACCCGGATGCCGACGGCATCCACTGCGGGGCCCTGGTCACGCTGTTCTTCTACCGCTGGATGCGACCTTTGCTCGACGACGGTCGCGTGGGCATCGCGCGCGCGCCGCTCGCGACCCTCATGGTCGAGTCGGTCGGGCATCCCCAGCATGGCGAGCACCATGTTCGCTGCGAACAGGAACTGCGGGCCGTTGCCGGGCAACTGAAGACGCATGGCGATCCGCAGATCGCCATGCGGCGCTACCGCGGGCTCGCCGGGACCGACCTGCATGTCCTCGCGGCAACCTGTCTCGATCCCGCGACGCGCACGTTGTGGCGGGTCGGCGCGGCGGACGCGCAAGCAGCAATCACGGTGTTCGGCGGCGGGCGCCCCGCTCAGCATCCTCGCGACTGA
- a CDS encoding ribonuclease catalytic domain-containing protein: protein MQHSDRESFLGLGIRVQGHLVLERCFGPTPASQSPLAAGEEVGEGDYVLAETDPRGAWVRERVATSGSALAVVYALAVRHGLNPVFPPRVMADADALRARPGIDDPQLADLTGLPFCTIDGPATRDLDQALHVEPLATGFRLHYALADASWFAPLGSALFAEALRRAASFYLPGLTIPMLPRVLSEGIVSLSPAVSRRALVMVLELDADGQVVRCDWVRARVQSRAKLAFEQVARMLAGDAGAGPEAPELLASLSAFRDLGETLARRRDREGVVRYRRDEVDLTLVDGVRGLVAVRPVVNPVERWNEEVSVLCNTQGARFLLEGDSADDAIEPIYRVHPAPPPAALAELERRIVGLVALRRLDAAVWTWHRQAGQSLADYLRGLPADGEEGRLAQVVSRQAVITNLRATYSAEPAPHTGVGAEVYGRFTAPMREIVGIFLHHETIAKLTGAPPSVARDDRTVRRQVIDGANRARELQSRLLKDVNRVAINGLFKADLGLPEAERPRRRATVMGLRSNRLYCLLDAPPLEIKVYTADVAGVVGEPVAIDPDGIAVRAGSDGRVLARLGDRGRLYVRGFDAQRDRWVFGLLAD, encoded by the coding sequence ATGCAGCATTCTGACCGCGAATCGTTTCTGGGCCTGGGTATCCGGGTCCAGGGTCACTTGGTCCTGGAGCGTTGCTTCGGCCCCACCCCCGCGAGCCAGTCGCCGCTGGCCGCGGGCGAGGAGGTCGGTGAAGGCGACTATGTACTCGCCGAGACGGACCCACGGGGCGCGTGGGTGCGCGAGCGTGTCGCCACCTCCGGCAGCGCCCTGGCCGTGGTCTATGCGCTGGCCGTACGCCACGGGCTGAATCCCGTGTTTCCGCCCAGGGTCATGGCGGATGCGGACGCGCTACGAGCGCGCCCAGGGATCGACGACCCGCAGCTTGCGGACCTGACGGGGCTGCCGTTTTGCACCATCGACGGCCCCGCGACCCGCGACCTGGATCAGGCGCTCCATGTCGAACCGTTGGCGACGGGCTTTCGGCTCCATTACGCCTTGGCGGATGCTTCCTGGTTCGCGCCCCTGGGCAGCGCCCTGTTCGCGGAGGCCCTGCGGCGTGCAGCGAGCTTCTATCTGCCAGGACTCACGATCCCCATGCTTCCACGGGTGCTGTCCGAAGGCATCGTCTCGCTCTCGCCCGCGGTTTCACGGCGGGCGCTGGTCATGGTCCTGGAGCTCGACGCCGACGGCCAAGTCGTTCGGTGCGACTGGGTGCGGGCACGGGTCCAGAGTCGCGCCAAGCTGGCGTTCGAGCAGGTGGCGCGGATGCTTGCCGGTGACGCCGGCGCCGGTCCGGAGGCGCCTGAATTGCTCGCAAGCCTGTCCGCCTTTCGCGACCTGGGCGAGACCCTGGCGCGGCGGCGCGACCGGGAGGGGGTGGTGCGCTATCGGCGCGATGAGGTCGATCTGACCCTGGTCGACGGCGTCCGCGGACTGGTCGCGGTGCGACCGGTGGTGAACCCCGTGGAACGCTGGAATGAAGAGGTCTCCGTGCTCTGCAACACACAGGGGGCGCGCTTTCTCCTGGAGGGTGACAGCGCCGACGATGCCATCGAGCCGATCTACCGGGTCCACCCGGCCCCGCCGCCCGCGGCGCTGGCCGAGTTGGAGCGCCGGATTGTCGGGCTCGTCGCGCTGCGCAGGCTCGACGCGGCGGTCTGGACCTGGCATCGGCAAGCCGGTCAGAGCCTGGCCGACTATCTGCGTGGGCTGCCCGCCGACGGGGAGGAGGGGCGTCTCGCGCAGGTGGTGAGTCGACAGGCGGTGATCACCAACCTGCGCGCTACCTACTCGGCGGAGCCGGCGCCCCATACGGGGGTGGGGGCCGAGGTCTACGGCCGCTTCACCGCCCCCATGCGGGAGATCGTGGGCATCTTCCTGCACCACGAAACCATCGCGAAGCTGACCGGCGCACCGCCCAGCGTCGCGCGCGACGATCGCACGGTGCGCCGACAGGTCATTGACGGCGCCAACCGCGCCCGGGAGCTTCAGTCGCGGCTGCTGAAGGACGTCAACCGGGTCGCCATCAATGGACTGTTCAAGGCGGACCTGGGTCTGCCCGAGGCCGAGCGGCCACGTCGGCGCGCGACGGTGATGGGCCTGCGATCCAATCGGCTCTACTGTTTGCTCGACGCCCCGCCGCTGGAGATCAAGGTCTATACAGCCGATGTGGCGGGGGTGGTGGGCGAGCCGGTGGCGATCGACCCGGACGGCATCGCTGTGCGGGCCGGTTCCGATGGCCGCGTCCTGGCGCGGCTGGGTGACCGGGGGCGACTCTACGTCCGGGGCTTCGATGCGCAGCGGGACCGCTGGGTCTTCGGGCTGCTGGCCGACTGA